A single region of the Selenomonas sp. oral taxon 920 genome encodes:
- a CDS encoding two-partner secretion domain-containing protein produces the protein MSMMRKQRRGRMRRSVGILAAGAMMVSGMNHAMALPQGGQVAAGAAEIAASQTEMAIHQATQNAVINWNSFNIGAGERVNIHQPNAQAALLNRVLGGNPSEIFGTLSANGRVFLVNPAGVLFAPGAQVDAGSIVASTMNITNADFMAGKYAFVGTPNDGKVINRASLIAKNEGTVALLGKDVVNEGVIVAKKGAAVLASGEAVSLDFNGDGKVSVVPTRAAMEQAVTNKGLVEADGGLVFMSAATGDALTRSAVNQEGIVRAASLDGRAGTVRMTANDVRLSSGSVTDVSGAQGGTVEIGGGWQGTGDLAHAQNVTIERGAAVRADATQAGNAGGTVAVWSDGMTQFAGEITARGKGTGVGGAVETSGAQVQITGAVNASSETGKAGEWLIDPGDIEVKTRIAGDPEKGSMADVQTVTNSLNGGTSVSIQTANLTGPNDNSITVSDAITKTAGGDATLSLKATGSVNINADISSTAGKLNVDITSDTNHRAGGSVTVASGKNITTLGGNVKIGGGLMDSGVGFANSQSAGEAGITLDHAVINTTDAGGTAGGNVELAGSTTADAAGVSLAGTTITAGTGKVTLIGKSTGTNAALAKGISIDSGSGITTRTVELRTDSIDLAGTITGDNDPAGSAKVWTLSDGKTINFGTGSGGLDLAGDTFTSTGKIRNFYKNTVGDASKAANINAGGVTAGSDLAIDSGAGTLTVGGAVNVATGHALTLGSKNAITGAGVITSDALVLDAAAATVNLTGTHAVGKLDGAAKGLAFKNGTNLKIGEDTGLTTAADGADIDVTGDLTVGAHGITNGAGAMKLKASGTLKLDANAEVKSTGAAATSLEAAAVNFDTASKVSTAGGTIHLKTDALTLPTGAQGTLSSANGKVTVETKTAGKTMSVGSSSAADLDLPNLDFIDSGTGEIHLGNDQTGAVEVGTANVKAPLTAESASTIKFTGVLTNASGKDTTFKANAVDFGAGANLAAGAGTMTMVTDGITNWNNVTFADTAGAGTFSVKPKTAGNFTVGGTGGLVSDDGFAKLKAGNFHNVSIGDKTNAGTATIAGISSGNLPTYTSILTNGALSITGTVHGAADDTLALHGDGLTQSAPIEVGNLLLLGKGSMDLGTQSNKIENIAADMSDGSLKLKNSVHMKVAVVEDRTVNPAKNVDGLKTKSTDIKMAAGQKLTVEGKLTSTDDTKIEADDLDLGSNKVNVGKQLTLEKANKAQTISIGTGAGDWNIDNTNYGKIKIGGATQTGDINIKGATFKNPSDIETTGNVKLEGTNKAGADGKSDMKIKASTATLPNTGDTLAVKNLELDLSGGLDLGAGKILGQKDGKVKTSGVPSGKDIYIKDDAAGVPSNGYRISYRTINDVLDGFGGFDVAGDQHLYFYGGTVNKSINASGKLGVEVRDNLTIEGKGTKLTIGADTSQAGHDPASVITGGFTVKQGKTVHVKGLGATQKGEGAEINIQTDGKIELEQGAKLMVEGNYAQATLNARNDDVVLKDNAKVQVAPGSTPVWVDVTGNKLQLDAGAQLDSGTDTQGALRVHTDEIITPAADDNTTNITGKSGLVITRKTAGDLTLNSSAAGAGLHITSDQLNGKLFGNQFSELVLGDNRSQTVTIDGLKANNRVVVKTAETGKVTIGGGGLKVGTDGSGKPYNVTLTTGSIENPTGGKMNIGAGSALNLYTNSITNLTPSSGSPSVTGTGTLGIGTYNGSKTIGLGDSATGDLQLTNNKFTQVFGPDFSHYAIGNGTQGTINVKNSSLGKDVTLQADTINFAGDMTLAAGKTLTVNAKTSANQTAGKITATNLAALGGNIALEKDNEIGTLAADALSVKVKSDALTIGQITTPEGAPVPSRTIKGVKAGESGGTAGDIALSADAMTFNEAIEGKGNLTIQQATAATNLNVGAAGTGLTLSENLFGGNKIKDGFKHVYLGREDATGATKVGGTLNFVDPTTIRSGKTAGTMTVDGSAKIGTNGNDLALESKDLSTAAGSSVDTGTGALTLKTDTIDLNGKMKGNKALNILPMSPNRDVKLGGNVNDPTKLSLLDKYFNGNNRQFWEYEIINIGDRAGGGRLYQSGTIDMPFRVNIQQAITSGSGGVNISGTINTHGRDYTVASREVNLDDAHINADGADRNHDGNVAINTDQLNTANGSTITGHGDVSFDTYTPGKTLNFGTPGGGGTPSGLVLPSDIFSGTGLLQKNPDGKGFKKIRIGGQNAGDIKVGNVDLPEGLADAVSIKTGGNVVSTGVLKSVPTLEVEANSVNLTGANEIKNLGNITSATGVNVETKGGTNVTGKITGNNAPINITNKNGGNVTIAPGGQIVGTGTSDVVIEAQGGAFKNKGGANAIKTDPGQRYVVHTEDSVENEIDGLVFEFRKYGVDYNNRSAFPVPPGKNAMFYKYQPELKFYSTRTYGDDNSAFFNSTAGFHIQDDGNLKRRALDKDEVDYIRAHVIDSGTHNFGTTKLTNVNADINTADGTVTNAATDSAVRAGARTYGSDSTVANEKITYQGHNDLNYKITVDYRIVPREVTVTGKTETVDYNGNPHNYTGMNGVTFTNFANSQTAATAGISGAVSYTPIADATKTTGFAQGAIHAGEYTVGLAGSTLAANNYNFKYVPGKLTIKPRDIHFTAPNGTRIYGAANNTVAIPSPTYTGTLATGDSFANYTVRAVDGGGNAVTERTGVGSYTMQVENAALAPGSRGYASDYNITSASGTLTITPRALTITAGDKQRAYGADNSTAGYVGGTAKVNVAAATATTGLVNGDAIDDVTETIDPTATVTTNAGTSGLWTKASGAHFSSGTDANYTITYVDGHFSIVPREVLITAGSASRDYGAPNPVVTAYAAERGDHTTGRGLLAGDDISGVQLYYAPNINASTPGGIYGSAIHVDPTSVIYTGATNLSNYRFRYAPGTLRIGMRGFDMSTPAGTAVTTSSTVAAQSGTGSGNAFMQKGMPQYNDPQRSLQPDHVTVSPPQDVAQTNWANRVVLTGSGSSEAHDFVEQKDGSFGFDLGKTRGSRGIYHEEIPGNTAEAIPVLFTDGGSRDLDGIYSVNYSPEKLSIKPSSKKVDIPDPKDIHNTSEQALSFLYQTKSGSFKVTFGNGIVTLYPQDEAALAVVTNEDRKAERAILASGLLTAIEDLGVTPVEIRAVYIFNVLKGQVEEE, from the coding sequence GGTCAATCAGGAGGGGATCGTACGTGCCGCGAGCCTTGACGGACGTGCGGGCACAGTTCGTATGACGGCAAACGATGTGCGTCTTTCCTCCGGCAGTGTGACGGATGTGAGCGGTGCGCAGGGCGGTACGGTGGAGATCGGCGGCGGCTGGCAGGGCACGGGCGACCTCGCACATGCGCAGAACGTCACGATCGAGCGCGGTGCGGCGGTACGTGCGGACGCCACACAAGCGGGGAACGCAGGCGGCACGGTCGCCGTCTGGTCGGACGGCATGACCCAGTTCGCGGGCGAGATCACGGCACGCGGCAAGGGAACGGGCGTGGGCGGTGCGGTCGAGACCTCGGGTGCACAGGTGCAGATCACGGGTGCAGTCAACGCTTCGTCCGAGACGGGAAAGGCGGGTGAATGGCTGATCGACCCAGGTGATATCGAGGTCAAGACCCGTATCGCAGGCGATCCGGAAAAAGGGTCAATGGCAGACGTACAGACGGTCACCAATTCGCTGAACGGCGGCACATCCGTCAGCATCCAGACGGCGAACCTTACGGGGCCGAACGACAACTCCATTACCGTATCGGATGCCATCACCAAGACGGCGGGCGGCGATGCGACCCTTTCGCTCAAGGCAACGGGCAGTGTCAATATCAACGCCGATATCAGCTCGACGGCGGGCAAGCTGAATGTGGACATCACCTCCGACACGAACCACCGTGCGGGCGGCAGTGTCACTGTTGCAAGCGGCAAGAATATCACGACGCTCGGCGGCAATGTCAAGATCGGCGGCGGTCTCATGGACAGCGGCGTCGGCTTTGCCAACTCGCAGAGTGCGGGCGAGGCGGGCATCACGCTCGACCATGCCGTGATCAATACCACGGACGCAGGCGGTACGGCGGGCGGCAATGTCGAACTCGCGGGCAGCACGACGGCGGATGCGGCGGGCGTATCGCTCGCGGGTACGACGATTACGGCGGGCACGGGCAAGGTCACGCTGATCGGCAAGTCCACGGGAACCAATGCGGCGCTTGCCAAGGGAATCTCCATCGACAGCGGCTCAGGCATTACGACGCGCACGGTCGAGCTGCGCACGGATTCCATCGACCTCGCAGGGACGATCACGGGCGACAACGACCCGGCAGGCTCGGCAAAGGTCTGGACGCTCTCGGACGGCAAGACCATCAATTTCGGCACGGGTTCGGGCGGGCTTGATCTCGCAGGCGATACGTTCACGAGCACGGGAAAGATTCGGAACTTCTATAAGAATACAGTCGGCGACGCGAGCAAGGCGGCAAACATCAACGCCGGCGGCGTGACGGCGGGCAGCGATCTCGCCATCGATTCGGGTGCAGGTACGCTGACCGTCGGCGGCGCGGTAAATGTCGCCACAGGTCATGCGCTGACGCTTGGTTCGAAGAATGCCATCACAGGTGCGGGCGTCATCACTTCGGATGCGCTCGTGCTCGATGCGGCGGCTGCGACGGTGAACCTCACAGGAACGCATGCCGTCGGAAAGCTCGACGGCGCGGCGAAGGGACTGGCCTTCAAGAACGGCACGAATCTCAAGATCGGTGAAGATACGGGATTGACGACGGCAGCGGACGGTGCGGACATCGACGTCACGGGCGACCTCACGGTCGGTGCGCATGGCATCACGAACGGCGCGGGCGCGATGAAGCTCAAGGCGAGCGGCACGCTCAAGCTCGATGCGAATGCTGAGGTCAAGTCGACGGGCGCGGCGGCGACATCGCTCGAAGCGGCGGCGGTCAATTTTGACACGGCGAGCAAGGTGTCGACGGCTGGCGGCACGATCCATCTCAAGACGGATGCGCTGACGCTCCCCACGGGAGCGCAGGGCACTCTTTCGAGTGCAAACGGAAAAGTCACGGTTGAGACGAAGACGGCGGGCAAGACGATGTCTGTCGGTTCTTCGAGTGCCGCCGATCTTGATTTGCCGAATCTTGACTTTATCGATTCGGGCACGGGTGAAATCCACCTTGGCAATGATCAGACGGGAGCCGTCGAAGTCGGTACGGCGAATGTCAAGGCACCGCTGACGGCGGAATCTGCATCGACGATTAAGTTCACGGGTGTGCTCACGAATGCTAGCGGCAAGGATACGACATTCAAGGCGAATGCCGTTGACTTTGGCGCAGGTGCAAACCTCGCGGCGGGTGCGGGCACAATGACCATGGTGACGGATGGTATCACGAACTGGAACAATGTTACGTTTGCCGACACGGCGGGCGCGGGTACGTTTTCCGTGAAGCCGAAGACGGCGGGGAACTTTACCGTCGGAGGTACAGGTGGACTGGTATCGGACGATGGATTCGCAAAGCTCAAGGCGGGTAATTTCCACAATGTCAGCATTGGCGACAAGACGAACGCAGGAACGGCGACCATTGCGGGCATTTCGAGCGGCAATCTGCCGACGTATACGAGCATTCTGACGAACGGTGCACTCTCCATCACGGGCACGGTACACGGCGCAGCCGACGACACGCTTGCCCTGCATGGCGATGGTCTGACCCAGAGCGCACCGATTGAGGTTGGCAATCTGCTGCTTCTCGGCAAAGGCTCGATGGATCTCGGCACGCAGTCGAACAAGATCGAAAACATTGCTGCCGATATGTCGGACGGCAGTTTGAAGCTCAAGAACAGTGTCCACATGAAGGTCGCCGTCGTCGAAGACCGCACGGTAAATCCCGCGAAGAATGTCGATGGCCTCAAGACGAAATCGACGGATATCAAGATGGCGGCGGGGCAGAAGCTCACAGTCGAGGGCAAGCTGACCTCGACGGACGACACGAAGATTGAGGCAGATGACCTCGACCTTGGCAGCAATAAGGTCAATGTCGGTAAGCAGCTCACGCTCGAAAAGGCAAATAAGGCCCAGACCATCAGCATCGGTACAGGTGCGGGTGACTGGAATATTGACAATACGAACTACGGCAAGATCAAGATCGGCGGCGCAACGCAGACGGGCGATATCAACATCAAGGGGGCGACGTTCAAGAATCCGTCGGACATCGAGACAACGGGCAATGTCAAGCTTGAAGGCACGAACAAGGCGGGCGCGGACGGCAAGTCCGATATGAAGATCAAGGCGAGTACCGCCACTCTGCCGAACACAGGCGATACGCTCGCCGTCAAGAATCTGGAGCTCGACCTCTCGGGCGGGCTTGACCTCGGTGCAGGCAAGATCCTCGGGCAGAAGGACGGCAAGGTCAAGACCAGCGGTGTTCCCTCGGGGAAGGATATCTATATCAAGGACGATGCCGCCGGTGTGCCGTCCAATGGCTACCGCATTTCCTACCGTACGATCAATGACGTGCTGGATGGATTTGGCGGGTTCGATGTCGCGGGCGATCAGCATCTCTATTTCTACGGCGGAACGGTCAACAAGTCCATCAATGCGTCAGGCAAGCTCGGTGTCGAGGTGCGCGATAATCTCACCATCGAGGGTAAGGGAACGAAACTCACGATTGGCGCAGATACGTCGCAGGCGGGGCATGATCCCGCATCGGTCATCACCGGTGGTTTTACCGTCAAGCAGGGCAAGACCGTCCATGTGAAAGGCTTGGGCGCAACCCAGAAGGGCGAAGGCGCGGAAATCAATATCCAGACGGACGGAAAAATCGAGCTGGAACAGGGTGCCAAGCTGATGGTCGAGGGAAACTATGCACAGGCAACACTCAACGCACGAAACGACGATGTCGTTCTGAAGGACAACGCCAAAGTGCAGGTCGCCCCCGGCTCCACGCCCGTCTGGGTCGACGTGACGGGCAACAAGCTGCAGCTCGATGCGGGCGCACAGCTCGACTCGGGGACGGATACGCAGGGGGCGCTGCGCGTGCATACGGATGAGATCATCACGCCCGCAGCGGACGACAACACGACGAACATCACCGGCAAGAGCGGGCTCGTCATCACGCGCAAGACAGCGGGTGATCTGACGCTCAATAGTTCTGCGGCGGGTGCGGGACTCCACATCACGAGTGACCAGCTCAACGGCAAGCTCTTCGGCAATCAGTTCAGCGAGCTTGTTCTCGGCGACAACCGCAGCCAGACGGTTACGATCGACGGCCTTAAGGCAAATAATCGCGTCGTCGTCAAGACGGCGGAGACGGGCAAGGTCACAATCGGTGGAGGCGGTCTGAAGGTCGGCACGGACGGATCGGGCAAGCCCTACAATGTGACGCTGACGACGGGATCTATCGAGAACCCGACCGGCGGCAAAATGAATATTGGTGCGGGCAGTGCGCTGAACCTCTATACAAACAGCATCACGAACCTCACTCCGAGCAGCGGCAGTCCGTCCGTTACGGGCACGGGCACGCTCGGCATCGGCACGTACAATGGCTCGAAGACCATCGGGCTTGGCGACAGTGCGACGGGCGACCTTCAGCTGACGAACAATAAGTTCACACAGGTATTTGGTCCGGACTTTTCACATTACGCCATCGGCAATGGCACGCAGGGCACAATCAATGTGAAAAATTCTTCCCTCGGGAAGGACGTGACGCTGCAGGCGGATACGATCAACTTCGCAGGAGATATGACGCTCGCGGCGGGCAAGACGCTGACCGTCAACGCCAAGACATCGGCGAATCAGACGGCGGGCAAGATCACGGCGACGAATCTCGCCGCACTCGGCGGCAATATCGCACTTGAAAAGGATAATGAAATCGGCACACTTGCGGCAGATGCACTCTCCGTCAAGGTGAAGTCGGATGCGCTGACCATCGGGCAGATTACAACGCCTGAGGGCGCACCCGTTCCTTCACGTACGATCAAGGGGGTCAAGGCAGGTGAGTCGGGCGGCACGGCGGGCGACATTGCTCTCTCCGCCGACGCGATGACCTTTAACGAAGCAATTGAGGGCAAGGGCAATCTGACCATACAGCAGGCAACTGCCGCGACGAATCTGAACGTTGGCGCGGCGGGTACGGGACTGACGCTCTCCGAAAATCTCTTTGGCGGGAATAAGATCAAGGACGGCTTCAAGCATGTCTATCTCGGACGCGAAGATGCGACGGGCGCGACGAAGGTCGGCGGAACACTGAACTTCGTCGATCCAACGACGATCCGCTCAGGGAAAACTGCAGGCACAATGACGGTCGACGGTTCGGCAAAGATAGGGACGAACGGAAACGATCTCGCACTCGAATCGAAGGATCTGAGTACGGCGGCGGGAAGTTCCGTCGATACGGGCACGGGTGCACTCACGCTCAAGACCGACACGATCGACCTCAATGGAAAGATGAAGGGCAACAAGGCGCTCAACATCCTGCCAATGTCGCCCAATCGGGATGTCAAGCTCGGCGGCAATGTGAACGACCCGACGAAGCTCTCCCTGCTTGACAAGTATTTCAATGGCAACAACCGCCAGTTCTGGGAATACGAGATTATCAACATCGGCGACCGTGCGGGCGGCGGGCGGCTCTATCAGAGCGGCACGATTGATATGCCGTTCCGTGTCAACATCCAGCAGGCAATCACGAGCGGCTCGGGCGGCGTCAACATTTCGGGCACGATCAATACACACGGCAGGGACTATACCGTCGCCAGCCGCGAAGTCAACCTCGACGATGCACATATCAATGCAGACGGTGCTGACCGCAATCATGACGGCAATGTCGCCATCAATACGGACCAACTCAATACGGCGAACGGCAGTACGATCACGGGGCACGGAGATGTATCCTTTGATACCTATACGCCCGGCAAGACGCTCAACTTCGGCACCCCCGGGGGAGGCGGCACACCCTCGGGACTTGTCCTGCCATCCGACATCTTCAGCGGCACGGGCCTCTTGCAGAAGAACCCCGACGGCAAGGGATTTAAGAAGATCCGCATCGGCGGTCAGAATGCGGGGGATATCAAGGTCGGCAATGTCGATCTGCCCGAGGGACTTGCCGATGCCGTCTCCATCAAGACGGGCGGCAATGTGGTCTCGACGGGTGTCCTCAAATCCGTTCCGACACTTGAGGTGGAAGCAAACTCCGTGAACCTCACGGGTGCGAACGAGATCAAGAACCTTGGCAATATCACGTCTGCAACAGGTGTGAATGTCGAGACAAAGGGCGGCACGAACGTTACGGGCAAGATCACGGGCAACAACGCTCCGATCAACATTACAAACAAGAACGGCGGCAACGTTACGATTGCGCCCGGCGGACAGATCGTCGGCACGGGCACGTCCGATGTCGTCATCGAGGCACAGGGAGGTGCGTTCAAGAACAAGGGCGGCGCCAATGCCATCAAGACCGACCCCGGCCAGCGTTATGTCGTGCATACGGAGGATTCGGTTGAGAACGAGATCGACGGTCTCGTCTTCGAGTTCCGCAAATACGGCGTGGACTACAACAACCGCAGCGCCTTCCCTGTTCCGCCCGGCAAGAACGCCATGTTCTACAAGTATCAGCCGGAGCTGAAGTTCTACTCGACGCGCACCTACGGTGACGATAATTCGGCCTTCTTCAACTCGACGGCGGGCTTCCATATCCAAGACGACGGCAACCTCAAGCGCCGTGCGCTCGACAAGGATGAGGTTGACTATATTCGCGCCCATGTGATTGACTCGGGCACGCATAACTTCGGGACGACGAAGCTGACGAACGTCAATGCCGACATCAATACGGCGGACGGCACGGTCACGAACGCGGCGACCGATTCGGCCGTGCGCGCAGGTGCGCGTACCTACGGGTCGGATTCGACCGTTGCCAATGAGAAGATCACCTATCAGGGACACAACGATCTCAACTACAAGATCACGGTCGACTACCGCATTGTGCCGCGTGAAGTAACAGTTACGGGCAAGACGGAGACAGTCGACTATAACGGCAATCCGCACAATTACACCGGAATGAACGGCGTTACGTTCACAAACTTCGCGAACAGCCAGACCGCGGCAACAGCGGGCATTTCGGGGGCTGTTTCCTATACCCCGATTGCGGATGCGACGAAGACGACGGGCTTTGCGCAGGGCGCGATTCATGCGGGCGAGTACACGGTTGGCCTGGCAGGCAGCACGCTTGCGGCAAACAACTACAACTTCAAGTATGTGCCGGGCAAGCTGACGATCAAGCCGCGCGACATCCACTTTACCGCGCCGAATGGTACGCGCATCTATGGCGCTGCAAACAATACGGTGGCAATTCCGTCTCCGACTTATACGGGGACGCTTGCAACAGGCGACAGCTTTGCAAATTATACGGTCAGAGCGGTCGATGGCGGCGGTAATGCCGTTACGGAGCGTACGGGTGTCGGAAGCTATACGATGCAGGTCGAGAATGCAGCGCTTGCGCCGGGCAGCCGCGGCTACGCCTCGGACTATAACATCACATCGGCAAGCGGTACGCTGACCATTACGCCGCGTGCCTTGACCATCACGGCGGGCGATAAGCAGCGCGCCTACGGTGCGGACAACAGCACAGCAGGCTATGTGGGCGGCACGGCGAAGGTCAACGTCGCTGCGGCAACTGCAACGACGGGGCTTGTCAACGGCGACGCCATCGACGATGTGACGGAGACGATCGACCCGACGGCGACCGTCACGACGAATGCAGGAACGAGCGGCCTTTGGACAAAGGCGAGCGGGGCGCACTTCTCCTCGGGGACGGATGCGAACTATACCATCACTTACGTCGATGGGCATTTCAGCATCGTGCCGCGTGAGGTGCTTATCACGGCGGGCAGTGCTTCCCGTGACTACGGTGCGCCGAATCCTGTGGTAACCGCATATGCTGCAGAGCGCGGCGACCACACGACGGGGCGTGGGCTGCTCGCGGGCGATGATATCAGCGGTGTACAACTGTACTACGCGCCGAACATCAATGCATCGACTCCCGGCGGCATCTACGGATCGGCGATTCACGTTGATCCGACCAGTGTTATCTATACAGGTGCGACGAATCTCAGCAACTATCGCTTCCGCTATGCGCCGGGAACGCTGCGCATCGGTATGCGCGGCTTCGATATGAGTACGCCTGCAGGAACTGCCGTAACGACGAGCAGCACGGTGGCCGCGCAGAGCGGCACCGGCAGTGGAAATGCTTTCATGCAAAAGGGCATGCCGCAGTATAATGATCCGCAGCGCAGTCTGCAGCCGGATCATGTGACGGTCAGCCCGCCGCAGGATGTGGCACAGACAAACTGGGCAAATCGCGTCGTACTGACGGGGAGCGGCTCATCCGAGGCACATGATTTCGTCGAGCAGAAGGACGGCTCGTTCGGCTTCGATCTCGGGAAGACGCGCGGCAGCCGCGGCATCTATCATGAGGAGATTCCGGGCAATACTGCCGAGGCAATTCCTGTGCTCTTTACGGACGGCGGCTCGCGCGATCTTGACGGCATCTACTCCGTCAACTACAGTCCTGAAAAGTTGTCGATCAAGCCGTCGTCAAAGAAAGTGGACATTCCGGATCCGAAGGATATCCACAATACGTCGGAACAGGCGCTCAGCTTCCTCTACCAGACGAAAAGCGGTTCTTTCAAGGTGACGTTTGGCAACGGTATTGTGACACTCTACCCGCAGGATGAGGCGGCACTCGCGGTTGTTACGAATGAGGATCGCAAGGCGGAGCGTGCCATACTCGCCTCGGGACTTCTCACGGCGATTGAAGACCTTGGTGTGACTCCCGTGGAGATCCGCGCCGTCTACATCTTCAATGTGTTGAAGGGGCAGGTGGAAGAGGAGTAA
- the hrcA gene encoding heat-inducible transcriptional repressor HrcA: MSDDLDARKSQILWAVVDDYIASAEPVGSRTLARKYNLGISPATIRNEMADLEMLGYLEHPHTSAGRIPSSKGYRFYVDGLQPVAPVTDAEKKKIHDWYSRRVRRLDEVFQETARLIADVTHNVSLVLAPQAAQSTFRMLQFLPLDMTHAIAVLMTDAGFVENRIVEIPDGATFADFQRMAGAVNTTLSGKALSDVTKADMRRVRDAIGDESIFVAAVEVMHRALEGRSDDRLYLGGTAQLLGNPEFQDLERVRAMLLVLEREDLVKDILHTHAGEGLEVTIGRENKSSTFWDSSFITATYHVDGRLLGTIAVLGPTRMEYAKAMRILDYVNTNLTEMIYQLKW, translated from the coding sequence ATGTCGGACGATCTGGACGCGCGCAAGAGTCAGATCCTGTGGGCGGTCGTCGATGACTATATTGCATCGGCGGAGCCGGTCGGATCGCGGACACTCGCGCGAAAATACAATCTCGGCATCAGCCCTGCCACCATTCGGAACGAGATGGCGGATCTCGAGATGCTCGGCTACCTCGAACATCCGCATACATCCGCTGGACGCATTCCATCGTCGAAGGGCTATCGGTTCTACGTCGACGGCTTGCAGCCTGTTGCACCGGTGACGGATGCCGAGAAGAAGAAGATTCACGATTGGTACAGCCGTCGCGTGCGGCGCCTTGACGAGGTCTTTCAGGAGACGGCACGGCTGATTGCGGATGTGACGCACAATGTATCACTCGTACTTGCGCCGCAGGCAGCACAGTCGACATTTCGTATGCTGCAGTTCCTTCCTCTCGACATGACGCACGCGATTGCCGTACTCATGACGGACGCGGGCTTCGTGGAGAACCGCATCGTTGAGATCCCTGACGGTGCGACATTCGCGGACTTTCAGCGCATGGCGGGGGCGGTCAATACGACGCTCTCGGGCAAGGCACTCAGCGATGTGACGAAGGCAGATATGCGCCGTGTGCGCGACGCCATCGGCGACGAATCCATTTTCGTCGCCGCGGTCGAGGTCATGCACAGAGCCCTTGAGGGACGATCTGACGATCGGCTCTACCTCGGCGGGACAGCGCAGCTTCTCGGCAACCCCGAGTTTCAAGATCTTGAGCGCGTCCGCGCGATGCTGCTCGTCCTTGAGCGTGAGGATCTCGTCAAGGACATTCTGCACACGCATGCGGGCGAGGGACTTGAGGTGACAATCGGGCGCGAGAACAAGAGCAGCACGTTCTGGGACAGCAGTTTCATCACGGCGACATACCATGTCGACGGCAGACTGCTCGGAACGATTGCCGTGCTCGGTCCGACGCGCATGGAGTACGCGAAGGCGATGCGCATACTGGACTATGTGAACACAAATCTGACAGAGATGATCTATCAGTTGAAATGGTAG
- the grpE gene encoding nucleotide exchange factor GrpE: MVGEVNGLQEKEELTAEACEEQPAEDVSDAEETGAQTVEDAAETQNDVLTAELQEKNDRILRLQADFENFRRRTAKEKEELAAVITQNLLTDLLPLLDNFERAMAVEQTDVEAFQKGVEMIFTQLREVMEKHGLEHIEAEGQPFDPNVHQAVMRVENPDVEDGTITQVLQKGYQAKGRVIRPAMVQVAGN, from the coding sequence ATGGTAGGAGAGGTGAACGGCTTGCAGGAAAAGGAAGAGCTGACCGCAGAGGCGTGCGAAGAGCAGCCCGCAGAGGATGTGAGCGACGCGGAGGAGACTGGTGCACAGACTGTGGAGGATGCTGCAGAGACTCAGAACGATGTGCTTACAGCGGAACTGCAGGAAAAGAACGACCGCATTCTGCGCCTTCAGGCGGACTTTGAGAACTTTCGCCGCCGCACGGCGAAGGAGAAGGAGGAGCTCGCTGCCGTCATCACGCAGAACCTGCTCACGGATCTCCTGCCGCTGCTCGATAATTTCGAGCGGGCAATGGCGGTGGAACAGACGGATGTGGAGGCATTTCAAAAGGGTGTGGAGATGATCTTCACACAGCTCCGCGAGGTCATGGAAAAGCACGGGCTTGAACACATTGAGGCAGAGGGGCAGCCCTTCGACCCAAATGTACATCAGGCGGTCATGCGTGTCGAGAATCCCGATGTGGAGGACGGTACGATCACACAGGTATTGCAGAAGGGCTATCAGGCAAAGGGCAGGGTCATCCGCCCTGCGATGGTGCAGGTAGCCGGTAACTAA